The Acropora muricata isolate sample 2 chromosome 4, ASM3666990v1, whole genome shotgun sequence genome contains the following window.
ATGATTTCTTCAGCTGATTATATTATAGCCTAGTACTTGTATCTTAATTATCAGAGAATTTTCAGCTTTGTGGTCATCACAAAGCAATCTTTAAATTTAAGCTGTTTTTAGGAGTTTCAGTATTCATTCATTAAAGTCTCCTTTCTCATAATTTGTGAATATGTTAATATACCATTAAATAACCATGCATTGAGATGACCAAGAAGCCACTTCTCAGGCTGATTATGTATTCGTATCAATATCAGTCTCCTTTATATTGATTACCATTGAATCATAATGATTAccattggtttttttttttaagagtaAAATTAATTATCCCCAACTTTTGTGAAAAGTTGCatgttctttcatttttttcagtctGTGTCACAAAAtgagttataattaattttaggGAAAAAATTATCCTTGTTGGTAATTGTCTGAAGTGTGTATGTTAAATGGTGTAATcatgcaattattttttttttcagttatattTATTGGTCTGGTTGTTGCTATTGGATTATTCACACACCTTGGTAATCTGCAGAAATTCTATACTTGGTTGATAGAGCAAGTCATTCTCATGATAGCTTTTCTAGCAGTTTTCAGTTACTTGCCAAGTGACGCCAAGGAAGAGATTTCTGCTAAGAGTTCTAATACGGAAAGCAGTTCTTTTGTAGCCAACATGTATGGGTGCTCACTTTTGTATGCACAAGTTTGCATAGCTGTCAGTGTAGCCATCGCTCCTCGCAAGTGGGCAGCCATTTTAAGTGCCAAACAGACTGTTggaatgtttattgtttttcccATTGTTGTTCATATTGTTACTTCGCTATTTGTGGAGGCAACTTCAATCTTACGAGAAATTTGCTTAACTTACCTTATGTTTGCATCTGTCATTCAATTATACAAGGCCTGCCTTGGGGTTCTGCAGCTTCTTCAAGACTTCCCAGGTTTCATGAAACATACTGGCAGGATTATACTTACTTATGGATGGTTGGACTTTTTTATGTTCCACTGGAAGAGGACTGAATTGGACAAAGTCTTGATGGTCACATGGTTGATAAAATTTTTGGGCAAGTTCATCTTCTCTTTGAAACATGGTGTGCTTATTGGGATTGCTGGAAGTTTTGTTGAGTGTTTTGATAATCTCCAAGATTTAGCAGGAGCCAGTATTGTTGTTGGAGTAGCTGCCAACATAGCTTTGGACATCATAAATAGAATTCTTAAAGGAAATGTTGAGAGAACCATGGAAGAATGGCACCAGGTAGCATGGACTGAcagcatttctttctttcttttgaccCAACAAGTTAGACTCACAAGTGTTCCCAAACCAGAGCGTCATATGGTCATTGCGCTCATCATGTTTGTTACAATTTCCTTGTTCTTGCAGTCGGTGTATGAACTAACTGAACCTGTACTCATGTCCCTAGGAGTAACTTACACTGGTGTGTTCAACAAAAAACACTTGCGTACTTTAGCAGTTTGTGCTGTGATTCTTGTACTTCCTGGTTATATGGTTCTTGTGTTATGCCAattgttcatttttgatgcaTGGCTGTTTGTTATAATATCAAGCAACCTGGTGACAATTGTTCAAATTACAGGGTCTGTTTTCACTTATGCactgtttgtttcaaattttcattcCAAATCTCAAGTAAAGGATTTAGATGACTACATTTACTACATCAATGCAGGCTCTAAAGTGTTTGAGTTTCTGGTTGCTCTTGTTGTGCTTGCATACACTGTATGGGCCACCTTAATGAGAGAATGGAACTTAATAGGTGAGAAtaatttggaatttgaattcatttttccAAAAGTAGTCAGGGAGATAGAATACCTATTAAATGTTTAGACATTACTTACaataatatacatatatatatattaaattctcaacctcagATAATGCATTTCGTGTACTcggattggttcactcaatcatGGTTagcagctcatataccttagtttgaccttatatgatAAATGATCGCTCTTAAGcattgctaagctaaaaatgctTTCACCGGAAagtgaaatttttctctgaataaagccaaaaaagaaaaaaaaaatttttgtggaaagtttggatcaatgccggcGTTTAGAAGTATgtgaaaaggcaagaaatcttttttgtgatgagcctaggtctgtctgaccacaaggtgttatacaacatcgcatcttcatcaagtttttttcgatttcgctcggattttcttggaatttaataatttaataaaacaataattattccattcgggcttgttggatatgagactggttatagccagcTCGGCGCTACatgcctcgttggttatttaccatctcatatccaatgcacgctcatggaataattgttaaatatatatatttattattcaactttcatacactgtatgaattccgattttctgatcaGTTGATTTGTACCATGTgactccttgacgtcattatcgtggtgtaatagccgtggtgtaaattctatacaccactgttattacaccatggctttggctgactcaaaatttgacgatttttgcttgcagtgtattcaatttgaataataaaaaggttaacgcactcattgctcgtgaattatctggatttacctgcactcgttcactaacaatgaaatttcaataccgtactcggcggcctcgtgcggtattgaaatttctcgttcattgttagtgaacgagtgcaggtaaatcctgataattcacgagcaatgagtgcgttaacctgtaaatatatatatatatatctatatacagtacatatatgtatataaagttGAGACATaaggcaaagatcagcttttGCTACTGGGAGTTTCACGCACATTGGCAATCTTCAGgcaaattgttattttgtttttgctctaCTTATCATCGTATTGAGTGCTCCTCATCTTCACACCATACCAGGAAGGggcttatttattttataaccctgtGAATAATTTAATCATCgttcctgcatattttgtggattttttcacGTTTCTTTGTGGGGAATTGTCAACCGCCTTTTTAATTTCTCCATCGCTGgggcttctgcaaaaagtattcttttgttttccatgattGATTAAGAGTTTAGCTTGAATGCTTGGTCATTTCTTGGCTTTTATTCCATCGCAATAAAATCAGACAATGGATGCGCCTGATATCCATCATCCAATTTTGTATCACTTaaatcagttttatccaatgagagcccgaagaaattattcggtgggttataaatatatatgtatttccATTGGATAGTGATTACTCAACTGAATatcattaataataaataaataaacaacaataaattatttataatgtTGTGAAAATGTGAGTATGGATAAAGTCTTGCTCATGGTTGAATGTTCAGTTGTTCCTTCTTTCTGCAATGACCATCTACTTTCATGTTCACTCACCGTTTAGAATATCTCAGCTGTATCAGGGCTGCATAAAATTTTAATCTTATAAATTTTTTCGTTGACCTCTTGCAGGTTCCATAGTCATCTCAATGCATGCATACTTCAATGTGTACAAAAGAGCCCAGGACGGCTGGAACAATTTCTTATTAAGGTGCAGTGCTGTGAAAAGATTGAACTCCCTGGAGTGGGCCACAGAGGAACAGTTGGAGCAACTGAATGATGTCTGTTGTATTTGTTACGAGGAGCTGGATAGTGCCAAAGTTACAAAATGCAATCATTATTTTCATAGTGTTTGTCTTCGCAAGTGGCTTTATGTCCAAGACAAATGTCCTATGTGTCATGCTGATATTCTACCTCAGGACTGA
Protein-coding sequences here:
- the LOC136914949 gene encoding RING finger protein 145-like; its protein translation is MAVKWAAVKAFYFRNENVILRLPFSLCLQLAAYFVEKAKGEVEDTKTLYETVVIFIGLVVAIGLFTHLGNLQKFYTWLIEQVILMIAFLAVFSYLPSDAKEEISAKSSNTESSSFVANMYGCSLLYAQVCIAVSVAIAPRKWAAILSAKQTVGMFIVFPIVVHIVTSLFVEATSILREICLTYLMFASVIQLYKACLGVLQLLQDFPGFMKHTGRIILTYGWLDFFMFHWKRTELDKVLMVTWLIKFLGKFIFSLKHGVLIGIAGSFVECFDNLQDLAGASIVVGVAANIALDIINRILKGNVERTMEEWHQVAWTDSISFFLLTQQVRLTSVPKPERHMVIALIMFVTISLFLQSVYELTEPVLMSLGVTYTGVFNKKHLRTLAVCAVILVLPGYMVLVLCQLFIFDAWLFVIISSNLVTIVQITGSVFTYALFVSNFHSKSQVKDLDDYIYYINAGSKVFEFLVALVVLAYTVWATLMREWNLIGSIVISMHAYFNVYKRAQDGWNNFLLRCSAVKRLNSLEWATEEQLEQLNDVCCICYEELDSAKVTKCNHYFHSVCLRKWLYVQDKCPMCHADILPQD